In the genome of Synechococcus sp. UW179A, the window AGCCCAGGCCGGCAGATCTGCCAGCAGTTCCAGTCGCCAGCCGCCCAACACTTTGATCCCGGCTTTGAACAGCACACCGGTCAGGGCAGCGCCCAGGCCCGTGAGCATCAGGGCCAGCACCACAACCCACCAGCGTCGCTCCAGCAGGCGTCGGATGCTGCGGCTGGAACCGAGCTGGTGGCGGCGTTGTTTTAGTTCACTCAGAGCGACCATTGCATTGCCTGTCCGGGGTCAGGCCCCGGCAAGCATCTGGGCCTCCTCATCCGCACTGAGAACCCGACCCTGATCTTCGAAGCCGCTGATCTGGTCAAAATTCAGATAGCGGTAGAGCTCGTCGGAAAGAGGATCGATCTTTTCGGCGGCGATGCTGCGGTATTCGTCCGCTGTGGGGATCCGGCCCAGCTGGGCACAGACTGCGGCCAGCTCGGCGCTGCCCAGGTACACCTGGGCGCCTTTGCCGAGGCGGTTGTTGAAGTTTCGGGTGCTGGTGGAGAACACGGTGGTGTCGTCCTCGACTCTGGCCTGGTTGCCCATGCACAGCGAGCAGCCCGGCATCTCCATGCGTGAGCCGGCCGCTTCGAAGGTGGCGTAGTACCCCTCGGCCTTGAGGGTCTCTTCATCCATGCGGGTGGGGGGGCAGACCCAGAGCCGGGCCTTGTTTTCACCGGCTCCTTCGAGCACCTTGGCTGCGGCCCGGTAATGGCCGATGTTGGTCATGCAGGAGCCGATGAACACCTCCTGCACCGCATCTCCAGCCACCTCACTGAGCAGCTTCACGTTGTCGGGATCGTTCGGGCAGGCCACCACGGGTTCGCTGAGTTCATCGAGGTTGATCTCCAGCACCTCGGCGTACTCGGCATCTGTGTCAGCGCTGAGCAGCTGGGGATTGGACAGCCATGCCTCCATCTCCTTGATGCGGCGGGCCAGGGTGCGCGCATCGCTGTAGCCGCGCGCAATCATGTTCTTGAGCAGGGCCACGTTGCTGCGCAGGTATTCGCTCACCGTTGCCTCAGAGAGCTTGATCGTGCAGCCGGCACAGGAGCGCTCGGCGCTGGCATCGGTGAGTTCAAAGGCCTGCTCGAGCTTCAGATCAGGGAGGCCTTCAATCTCCATGATCCGGCCATTGAACAGATTCTTTTTGTTGGCTTTCTCGACCGTCAGCAGACCGCGTTGAATGGCGACCCAGGGAATGGCGTTCACCACATCGCGCAAGGTCACACCGGGCTGCAGAGAGCCGCTGAATCGGACCAGCACCGACTCAGGCATGTCGAGCGGCATGGCGCCAATGGCCGCAGCGAAGGCCACCAGGCCTGATCCAGCCGGGAAGGAGATGCCCAATGGAAAGCGGGTGTGGCTGTCACCACCGGTGCCCACCGTGTCGGGCAGCAGCATGCGGTTCAGCCAGCTGTGGATGATGCCATCGCCGGGCCGCAGGGCAACGCCGCCGCGCTGAGCGAAGAAATCGGGCAGGTCCTTCTGGGTCTGAAGATCCACAGGCTTGGGATAGGCCGCGGTGTGGCAGAAGCTCTGCATCACCAGGTCGGAGGAGAAGCCCAGACAGGCCAGCTCCTTCATTTCGTCCCGGGTCATCGGCCCGGTCGTGTCCTGGGATCCAACCGTGGTCATCAGCGGCTCGCAACTGGTGCCGGGGCGCACACCCGTGAGGCCGCAGGCCTTGCCCACCATTTTCTGCGCGAGGGTGAATCCCTTGCCGGTGTCCTCCGGGGCGCTGGGGCGGATGAACAGTTCTGAAGGAGGCAAACCAAGCTTGGCGCGCACCTTGTCGGTGAGGGCCCGGCCGATCATCAGAGGAATGCGGCCACCGGCGCGCACCTCATCACTGATCGTGGCTGGCTTGAGTTCGAAGCGGCTTACCAGCTCACCATCCCGTTCGATCGTGCCTTGGTAGGGGCGAATGGTGATCACATCACCGGTGTTCAGACCGGTCACATCACATTCGATCGGCAGTGCTCCCGAGTCTTCCGCAGTGTTGAAGAAGATTGGGGCGATCTTGCCGCCCAGAATCACTCCGCCGGCCCGTTTGTTCGGCACATGGGGAATGTCCTCACCCGTATGCCAGAGCACCGAGTTGATGGCGCTCTTGCGTGAGCTTCCTGTGCCGACAACATCTCCTACGTAAACAACAGGATGCTCACCCTGCTTCAGCGTTGTGATCGTCTGAAGGCCTTCAGGGTCTCGGGTCTCCAGCATCGCCAGGGCATGCATGGGAATGTCCGGACGGGTCGTGGCATGGGTTGCCGGAGACAGATCGTCGGTGTTGGTTTCGCCTTCGATCTTGAAGACCGTCACGGTGATCGATTCAGCCAGCTCCGGTTTGGAGGTGAACCACTCCGCTGCTGCCCAGCTGTCCACCACCTGTTTGGCGAAGCGGTTGTCTGCCGCCAGCTCCATCAGTTCGTTGAAGGCGTCGTACACGAGCAAGGTGCGGCTGAGGCCCTCAGCCGCACATTCAGCCAGCTCCTCATTGCTGTGTTTGAGCAGCTCGATCAGAGCAGCCACGTTGTAGCCCCCCACCATCGTTCCCAGCAGTCGGATCGCTTCGAGCGGCGACACCAAGGGGCTGGTCGCTTCACCCTGTGCCACCGCGCTCAACCAGGTCGCTTTCACGTAGGCCGCTTCATCCACCCCAGGTGGAATGCGTTCACTCAGCAGATGCAGCAGTTCCTGCTCTTCTCCGGCAGGCGGGTCCTGCAGCAGCTCCGTGAGCGCTTGGGTCTGGCTGGCATCGAGTGGCAGCGCTGGGATCCCCTGGGCCAGGCGTTCTGCGGCGTTCTCGCGGTAAGTGCTCAGCATCGGAATCGGCGCAGGAACAGCAAATGCACTTCATTCTCCTGCGTCACCGTTCCGTGCTCACGCCATGCGCCCTGAACAAGCTTGCGTAACCTGAAGCCATTGATCACTCGTGGCATGACCACCACTCACGATCTGCATGTGGTGGAGACCCGACCACTGGTCCCTCCCGCCTTGTTGCAGGGTGATTTACCCACGGATGCCAGGGCCACAGAAACCGTTGCCAGTGCCAGACATCGCATTCAGTCCATTCTCCGGGGACAGGACCATCGCTTACTAGTGGTTGTTGGGCCCTGTTCGGTGCACGACGTGGATGCGGCCCTGGATTACGCCCGCCAGCTCGCGCCCCTGAGGGCCCGTCATGCGGGGGAGCTTGAGATCGTGATGCGGGTGTACTTCGAGAAGCCTCGAACGACCGTGGGTTGGAAAGGATTGATCAACGACCCCCATCTCGACGGTTCTTACGACATCAACACGGGTTTGCGTCTGGCGCGTTCACTGCTGCTGGATCTGGCTAGGGATGGCATGCCCACCGCGACTGAACTGCTGGATCCAGTGGTGCCGCAATACATTGCCGACCTGATCAGCTGGGCTGCCATCGGTGCTCGCACCACAGAGAGTCAGACCCACAGAGAGATGGCCTCAGGTCTTTCCATGCCCGTGGGCTACAAGAACGGCACCGACGGCAGTGCCACCATCGCTATCAATGCGATGCAGTCAGCCTCGAGTCCCCATCATTTTCTGGGGATCAATTGTCAGGGGCATGCGTCCATTGTGAGCACCACCGGTAATCCGGATGGCCATCTGGTGTTGAGAGGAGGCAACAGCGGCAGCAACTATCACCTGGAGGCGATTCAGGAGGCATCCGCGGAACTGGCTGGAGCTGGCCTGCCGGATCGTTTGATGGTCGACTGCAGTCATGCCAATTCCAATAAGGACTATCGCCGCCAGGGCGAGGTTCTCAGGGCTGTGGCTACTCAAGTGCAGAAGGGATCAACCCATGTGATGGGTGTGATGCTGGAAAGCCACCTGGTGGAAGGCAATCAGAAGATCAGTGCTGATCGCTCCTCACTCACCTACGGGCAGAGTGTCACCGATGCCTGCATCAGTATTGAATCAACGGCTGAGTTGCTGGCTGAGCTGGCTGAATCGGTGAAGAAAGCTGGCACTCCCGTATCCGGAATATCGGTGTCTTGAGCTCTGAGTAAGGTGGTGGCCGTTTAAACGGTCATCCAAGTCCAGCTCAGTCCTACCGCCATCGGCACACTGAGGTTGTCGATTCCCCAACGGCTCAATTGCTCCAGGCCGACGGCCAGAGCACAGACAGCGATCAGACGCAGTGGATGCAAAGGACTCTGGCTGATCAGTACCAGCAGAAGCAACACCAATGCTGTGACCAAGCCCATCGTGAGGGTGCCAGCGACGGATTTGCTCTGTTGCCACACGGTCCAGCTGGGAGATGTCATGCCTCGGCCAATAAGCCCTGCCAGCCCATCGGCAAAGGCCATCACCAGCACTCCAGCGCAAACGGCAATCGCTTGGTCGGGCCAGAACAGGAGCAGTAACAGACTGATCGCCAGTCCGTACGCCACGGTTCCGTAGCTGTTGCGGTCAATATCCTCAACTGCGGGTAGGAGTTGCAAGCGGCGATTGAGCGCTGTGATCACGGTGACGGTGAGTGACACTGGCACAGCAATCGATGCTGGGATTGCGAGCCACCACGCCATAACAACGATTGGGCCGGTACCGATGTGGACGATCTTGCGACTGAGTTCCTGTCGATCCGGCCAACGCTTTCGACAGATCACAGCTGCTGAGAGCACCAGCAGCATCCAGATGCCGATGATCAGCAGGGACGAGAGCAAAAACTCAGGCCGCCTGTTGATGGTTGGTCATGACACGCAACTTCAAAATGGCCTTGGCTTCCAGCTGTCGCACCCGTTCCCGCGACACATTGATTTGACGTCCGATTTCGGCAAGTGTCAGTGGCTCGGCTCCGTCAAGTCCGAAGCGCAATTTGAGGATTTTTTGCTCACGCTCATTCAGCTGAGAGAGCCATCCGCCCAGGTGCTCCTTCTGAATGCTGCGATCCATTCCCTCCATTGGCTCAGCACCATTGGGATCCGGAATCAGTTCGCCGAGCGTGCTGCGATCTTCTTCACCACGGGCATGGGCATCAAGGGATGCGCACGGGGCGCTCTGGGCGATGAGGTCTTCGAGATCGCGTGGTTCGATTCCCATCGCATTAGCCAGTTCCAGTCGATTCGGCTGACGACCAAAGCGGTGTGAGAGCTCACGCGTGATGCGGCGCATCTTGGAGAGCTTCTCGCTGATGTGAATTGGTAGGCGAATGGTGCGTGCGCTGTTGTCAATTGCGCGAGTCATGCCCTGGCGAATCCACCAGTAGGCATAGGTCGAAAACTTGTAGCCCATGGCTGGGTCGAATTTGTCAACGGCCCGCTCCAGGCCGATGGCTCCTTCCTGAACCAGATCGAGCAGCTCTAGGCCCTGGTTCTGATACTTCTTGGCAACGCTCACGACCAGGCGGAGATTGGCGGCCATCATCCGATCCCGAGCACGCTTGCCCATGCGGATGCGGTGACGTTGCCTGGGAGTTCGATCCGCTTCGGCAATCTCGAGCAGCTCCTTCATGGCCTGCACATGATGTGCAAGCTCGATTTCCTCGGCCGCAGTGAGCAATGGAACTCGTCCAATGCTGCTCAAGTAATAGCCAATCGAGTCGGTCGCTAAGCGCCCGCCCTGACGTGTTGAACGATTGGAAGTTGAGCGAGAACGTGCACTGCTGTCACGACGACCAGTGGTCGGCAACACAGGCTCTGAAGAAGCAACTTTTTGAGTTACTGCCTCAGATTCCAGAGGGATCCCCATCACCCTGGCCTCCTGAAAATTAGATTTGCGAAAAATTTAGCACCCACAGCAAAGAGTGAGCTGATTAAATCGAAAGTTTTTACGAATCAATGATGCAGTGTTAAGTCTCGTGGATTGAATATGAAATAAAGACAAAAGGCACGATTTCGCTGTATCGATCAACACGGGTCTCGATGGATCAGTTTTTCGCGACCAGCCCTTTTCTCCAGGTTTCAATCAGGCTCAGCTGAGAATTAAGCTCCTCGCTTTCCGGATGGCGCTGGCTGAAGGATCCATCGGCCTGCATATCAAATGATCCACGGTTGTCATCGAGATAGATCTGCATCAAACGTTCAAGTTGCTCGCGAAGTGCAGGTTCTTCAACTGGTGTTACTGCCTCAACGCGTCGGTCCAGATTTCTGGGCATCCAATCAGCGCTGCCGATGTAAACCTCAGGCTCGTCGTGATTGGCGAACCAGAACAGGCGTGAGTGTTCAAGGAAGCGACCGATGATGCTCACCACGCTGATGTTGTCGCTGACGCCCTCGCGCCCGGGGTACAGGCAACACATCCCGCGCACGATCAGTTCGATTTTCACACCTGCCTGTGAGGCTTCATACAGCAGGGCGATGATGCTTGGATCCACCAGAGAATTCATCTTGGCCCGGATATGGCCGCCACGGTCGTTCTGTGCGTGCTCGATCTCTCGGCGAATCAGATGTTCCATGCCTTTACGCAGTGAAACCGGTGCCACCAGCAACTTTCGGAACTCCTGCTGTTTGGAGAATCCGGTGAGGTAATTGAACAGCTCAACCAGATCCTGGCCGAGTTCGGGCCGGGCCGAAAGCAAGCCAAGATCGGTGTAAAGACGTGACGTTTTCGAGTTGTAGTTGCCGGTGCCGATATGGACATAACTACGGAGACGTTCCTTTTCCTTACGGACCACCAGCACGATCTTGGTGTGAGTTTTGAGACCCAAAACTCCATAGACGACATGCACTCCTGAGCTCTCGAGGTGTTTGGCCCACTGGATGTTGTTGTCTTCATCGAAGCGTGCCTTGAGTTCCACCAGTGCCATCACCTGCTTGCCGTTTTCTGCAGCGCGGATTAACGCGGCGATGATCGGTGAATCCTTGGAGGTGCGATAGAGCGTCATCTTGATCCCCATCACCAGCGGATCGTCGGCGGCCTGGTTGATGAATTCCTCCACGGATGTGGAAAAGAGGTCATAGGGGTGGTGCAGCAGCACATCGCGGCGGCGGACCACCGAGAAAATGCTTTCAAATTCCTCCTCTTTGATGGAGCCGTCTTCGAGCATGTTGCGTTGGGCGCGACGCAAAACCGATGGTGTCTGGCCTGAGTGGGACTCGTTTTTGAGATTGGGCAATGGGATTCCCATCAGACCAAACAGATCGTCGAGGCCCAGAGGACCGTTAACTCTGTAGAGATCAGCTTCTTCAACGGACATGCCATCCATCAGCATCTCGACAACGTCCTGCGGCATTCCATCGGCAACCTCGAGCCGCACCACTTCGCCACCCATACGCCGCTTACGTAGGCCCTGCTCGATGGCGATCATCAGATCGTCGGCTTCCAAGTCGCGCAGTTCCAGATCCGCATCTCGTGTTACCCGGAAGAAGTAGTGCCCTTCGATGCTCATGCCCGGGAAGAGAAGGCCGAGGTTGAAGGCCACCACCTGTTCCAGAGGAACAGCCGTATGTACAGGCTCTGATTGTTCACCTGCGAGGTCGATTGGGATGGTGACAAATCGGGGCAGGATGGTCTGAGGCACCTTGACGCGGGCGAGCAGTCTTTGACTGGTTTCCGGGTCATCAATCAGTGCTGCCACATTCAGGCTGAGGTTGCTCACGAATGGAAATGGATGAGCGGGATCCACTGCCAGGGGGGTCAGCACTGGGAAAATCGCTGTCTGGAAGAAGTTGTCAACCCAAAGTCGCTGGCGTTCGTTGAGCTGCTCGTAATCGAGCAGATGGGCGCCATGGCTGAGTAGTTCACACCTGAGTTGCCTGCGGTAATGCTCTTGCTGACGTTCAAGCAGAGGTGTGAGACGGTCTCGTATCGCCTGCAGTTGTTCCAGTGGGGTGCGGCCGTCTTCACTGCGTTTTTCAATGCCTGCCTCCACCTGGGCCTTGAGGGAGGCCACCCTCACCATGAAAAATTCATCGAGGTTGTTGCTGAAGATGGCGCTGAATTTGGCCTGCTCCAGCAGAGGGGTCCGTTCATCCAGCGCTTGAATCAGCACCCGCTCGTTGAAGGCGATCCAGCTGAGCTCTCGGTTGATGTAGAGGTCGGTGGAAAGAACGTTGTCACTCATCGGGTGACCAGCTGAGCATGAACCGACTCGCGAAACGTAGCAATCGTCCAGAGGCAGGACTGCAGTCCGCTCGATGTGGCGCAGCTGTTTCAGTCATTGCGTTCTGGAGGGCAGCGGGCTGCCTCCCACCAGCAGCATCACCATGATCAGCAGGCAGGCACTGCCAACGAAGGGACTGATCTGTCCCAAGAGGTCGTAACTCAGTCCTGCTAAGGGTGGTCCTAGGAAACTTCCCAGGCTCTGCAGTGCTTGAAGACTGCCCAGTGCCGTGCCTTGTCCCTCGGAGTCAAGCCGACGTGACACAAGGCTGCGCAAGCTAGGGGTGACCAGGCCAGTACCAGTGGCCAGGATTGCCACGGAGCTGAACACACCGGCCTGGGCCTGTTGAGGATCTGTCGAGGGAATCAGCAGACATCCGAGGATCACCAAGCCCAGACCGATCAAGGTCAGTTTCCATTCTCCGAGTCGTTTCACCAGGGGACCGATCAGGCCTCCCTGCACCACGGTGGCCACCACGCCCACAATCAGGAAGGCGGTTGTGGCCAGCTCTGGGCCCCAGTTGAAGCGCTGTTTGAAATAGAGCACCAGGATGGCGGTGAAGCCGTTGAAGGCCAGAAAGAACAGGAAAAAGCTGAGACAGAGTCGCCCGACAGCGGGGTTGCCAATCACCTTGGCGATCTGGGCGAAGGGGTTGAGGTCCCGTTTGCGCGGCATGGCTTGGCGGGCTGTGCGGGGATGGGTCTCCGGCAGTAAACCCAGCACCACCAGCAGGTTCACCAGGGCGAAACCGGTGGCCACCCAGATCGGCACCGTCACGTTGATACGGGCCAGTTGTCCTCCAACGAATGGTCCAATGATGAAACCGAGACCGAAGGCCACTCCGATCAGACCGAAGGCGCGTGCCCGCTGTTCCTCTGGAGTGATATCAGCCAGCACGGCTCCAGCGGTGGCGGCGGTTCCGCCGCTCACACCATCGATCAGTCGAGCGCCGAACAGCAGCATCAGCGGCAGGATGGCCCCCTTTGGCCAGTCCAGGCTCACTGTGAGTGCGAATAGGCCCAGACCCAGCACCGACCCAGCAACGCAGGTAGCGATTACTGGCCGGCGGCCAAATCGATCACTCAGGGCTCCGATCAGGGGAGTGGCTGCAAATTGTGCGAGTGCATAGCTGCCGGCAAGCAGACCTAGTGTGCGCCCGTCGGCGTTGAAGCTCGCCAACAGGAAGGGCAGTAGTGGGAAGACGATGCTTTCGCTGAGTCGGTCATTCAGCAGCGTCAGAAAGGCGCTGAGCAGGGTGGGAATGCGTGGTCGCTGCAAGGCAGCCGCTGGGCAGGTGAGACTCACATTCCCATAGGCATCGGCCATGGTCCTGCGTTTGATCGTTCCAGCTGATGAGATTCTCCTGCGGGAGATCTATGCCGATGCCATTGAGAGTCAGGCTCCCCAGTTGTATTCGGACCAGCAAGTGAAGTCCTGGGCTGCACTCGCCTGGTTGCCGGGAGTGTTGGATCAAACCCTGAAGGAGGGATCCGGCTGGATCAGTGGCGAGGATGCCGCCTTTGCGATCCGCTATCCGCTGGACAGGCTTGCTCTTCTGTATTGCCGAGGGCGTTCGGCGCGTCAGGGCCACGGCAAAGCACTCCTAGCGAGGATTGAAGCCGATGCGATCGCGGATGGAGTTACATCTCTGCGCACTGAAGCCAGTCAGTTCAGTCGCCCGTTGTTCGAGCGCTATGGCTGGAGGCTTGTCGCTCCTGAAACGATCACGATCGCCGGAGTGCCCTTTGAGCGCTATCGGATGCACAAAGTACTGGACAAGCTGCGCAGCTGATCAAGCTGATCCAGTGCTCGACCCTGATCGAGCACTGCGGTGGCCATCTCAATGCCCGAGTCAAGACTGTCGCTCAGGCCAGCGTTCCAGAGATAGGCACCTGCATTCCAGCGCAGAGCTTCGCTGAGGGGGCCATGGTTTCTGAGTGCCTCGAATGCCTGGCTCTGCCAGGTGCTTTCCGATGTCCATTCCACATCTGCGTTGTGGCATCCGTGGTCGCGCGGATGAAGGATCATGCGTTCTGCTTTTCCATTGCGGACACGGGCCGTGATGCAGGCTCGGCCGATGGGCAGATCCGTCCCGCCTTCGAGGCCTTTCACTGTGAGCAGGTCGGTTTCGCCGGCGAGCCTGAGCGCTTCCCAGGCCCGGCTTTCGGTTGGAGGGTGCACAAATCCACTCACCAGGAGGTGCGCACCCTGGTGGGCCGTCCACATGAGCTCAAGGCTGGCAAGCGGAGGTCGCTTCCCCAGCTGCTCCCGGTAATCAATCAGGGTTTCCGCGATACGGAAGTGATCAGGCTGGTGGATCAGAGCGAAGCCATGCGTGTTGAACCCTTCCTGAACAGTGCTCAGCGGCAGTCCACTCAGATTGAGATCCAGAAGGCGGAATAGATCGACGGCTGTGATGCCGTATTTGATCGGCATCCGGTCACCTCCCTGCAGGACGACCGGTTGACCGCAGGCCACCAATACCAGGCTGGTCAGGGGGTAGATGGGCGCAGTTCTTGTCCGACCGTCAAACGGCATGCCGAAGCAGAGTGGCCTTTTCTGATCAGCAGGACTGTGAAGAACGGGCCCCATCGTTCTGTAGGTGTCGAGCATGCCGGTGAGCTCCTGGGGCTCAGGCCGGCGGATGCGGTGAGCAATCAGAAAAGCGCCAATTTGTGCCGGCGTGGCTTCCTCCCTGAGCATGAGTTCCAAAGCATCGGCAGCTTCCTCGCGACTCAAGCCCTTGCTGGTGTGTTCGCCGCTCCCGACTTTGCGCAGGTGCTGCTTAAAGCGTTCACGACCGCCATAGACAGTGCTTGTCAAGGTCGTAACTCCACTGGATGCAGTGTTCTGCAGCGGGGTCACTCTAAGGGGTAGCGTTTGCTACCAATTGATTTAGGTCAGCAGCGAGAGACCATCGAAACGTCCATGTTGAGGATGGCTTGGGTTGTGGCGGCCATCGGCGTAATAGAGGCGCTCGAGCACCAAGCTTGTGGTGACGCTGGGGTTGTGTTGTTGGCTATTCAGAAGCGTGGTGAGTGTGCGGAGAAGATTGTTCATCGATCACACGTTTAATGAATGTAATAGAGCATTTGTGAATCTGTAAAGATGTAGTCAATGCATCCAAATTAGGATTTGATTTTGGTTGTCTTTGTAGCTGTTTTCTAGTGGGAGGCCTGACGCTGGTCTTTGCGTTTCAGTAATTTTATGACTATTTCGTCCATCTCAACGCCATCTTTGACAGCTCCTTCGCCAACCACATTGACCGCTTCATTGATGGCTGCAAAAAAAGCGAAAGGGATGAGTTTCGCGGATCTTGTGGCAGCTCTTGGGCTTGACGAAGTGTGGATTGCATCTCTGTTTTATGGACAGTCCACAGCCTCTGCCGATGAGGCGGAAAAGTTGGCGTCCTTGCTGTCGTTGGACCCTGCGGTCACAGCCGCGATTCAAGAGTTTCCGACCAAAGGCAGCCTGGAACCTGTGATTCCAACTGATCCTCTGATTTATCGGTTTTACGAGATTATGCAGGTTTATGGAATGCCGTTGAAGGATGTGATTCAGGAAAAGTTCGGAGATGGAATCATGAGTGCTATCGATTCACGCTTGATGTGGATAAAATTGAAGATTCCAACGGCGATCGTGTTCAGATCACGATGTGCGGAAAGTTCCTTCCATGCAAAAAGTGGTGATTCAATGGTTTCTTTTCACTGAAGTATTTGCGATAAATTTTTCAAGACCGGCATCTGTCGGGCTTTTGTTTGCTCAGGTTCGAAACTGCTGTTGCAATTGTTGGCAGGCAAGTCGTTTGCGTGATTCACTCCTAAGTGTTTCACTGAGCTCCTTTAGGCAACCTTGACTGATCGGGGTTGCGATGCAGCCCAGGGCTCTGAAAGCTGCGGCAGCCACATCATCGGATCCGGTTTTGCATAGATCCGACAAGCGTTCACTGATGCTGGCGCCATCTCTGCGCTGCAATACCCGAATGGTGGCAATCACCACCGGATCCCTAAAGTCACTCAGTGGTTCAGTGCACAACTTGAGCAATGCGTCGTCGCTCAGGCTGTGAGAGCGGAAACCCAGTAACTGCAAGCCCGCCAAGCGATGATGTTGACCGGGATGCTCTAAACACTCCTGCACCACATCTTCTGGAACATCTGCACCCCAGCAAGACAATGCCTCAAGGATGCAGAGGTTGACCTCAGCTAATCCGGAGCTGTTTCTCAGTTGATCAAGCAGCCAGTCCCTTGCACCTGGTTGGTGGCAGAGTCCAGCGGCATGCACCAGATCGGGCAGGGGGCCATGCCGCTGAATTAATTGTTCAATGATTGGCCAGCCGCGTTCAGCCAGCATTCCAATTTTTTCGCAGAGAGCACGACGCAGCTCAACTGAAACGCTGGGAGAGTAAACCTCCTCCAGCCATTCGGGCTCCAATGGAGCTCGTCGTGATTTTGAAAGCCGTTCCCAGAGAACGGATTCATTCACGGGTTGAGACACAGAATGTCAATTAGCGGGCGCCGAGCTCAGCGGCTAGTTCGCGTTCCAGTTTGTCATCGTGCTCGCCGGGCAGCACGTTGCCAATGTTGGTGCGGTGGGTGCTGTAAAAGAGCATTCCGATAAACACCATGCCACCAATGATGTTGCCAATGGTGACGGGTAGGAAGTTCCAGAAAATGCATTTCCAAAAGGGAACTCCAGAACCGAGGATTGGCCCTGCAGTGTGCAGAAATTGATTCACCACAATGTGCTCCATGCCCATCGATTGGAAGGCTGTGATTGGCAGCCAGCAAGCCAGAATCTTTCCAGGAACGCTTTTACTGACCAGGGCCATCGTCACACCCAGGCAAACTAGCCAGTTGGCAATCAAACCCCGGACGATGGCTAGGAAGAAACCAAGAGATTGAAGATTCTCATATTTAACAACCACGTTGGTTTTATTTAACGCGATGATTTTTGCAGCCACCTGTTGCCACATCGCACCTCCTTCAGCAGCTGATGCGGGGTCAACAGTTCCTCCACTGGTGAGGCTGATGGCCATCAGAATTGCCACCACGGCAGTTCCGATCCAGTTGCCGAGCCAAACCCAGCCCCAATTACGGAAGGTTGCCCCCCAGGTGCTTTTGCCTGCCCAGGTGGCCATCGGCAGAAGGGCAAAGTTGCCTGTCACCAATTCCATGCCAAACAGAACGATGCTGGCGAAACCGAATGGGAAGAGAAGTGAGCCTAGCCAGGGTTGACCGCTTTTCAGACCCACTGTGAGCGCAAGGATCACGGCCAGGCCAAGGATTGCTCCTGAATAAAATCCTCTGATTAAGAGATTTTTGACGCTGACGGTGGATTTTTTGCCGCCAGCACCGATCATGCCGTCGACAAGTTCGTTGGGTAAGACATAGTCCATCTGAGAAGCAGTCACATTCATGATTTCAATGTGAATAATTGGGGATTAGTGGTAAACGCTCTACTGCGATCAACAATTAACTGCTGATCATGTCCATCAATTTGGAAAATGGATCCGGTTGATGTTCTGCTCGTGAAATGGGCTGTTTGTCCTTTTCAGCTTTTGTACACCTGTTGATCAGTCTTGAGTAGAAATCATTGTTCCTAGACATCAAGAACCTCCTACACGTTTGCAATCAGATCAGTGATCCGTGGTGGTCTCAAAAAGTCAGCACCAACACTGGCGTAGTTCCTGATCTAATTATCTGTTCGACATTTCA includes:
- a CDS encoding 3-deoxy-7-phosphoheptulonate synthase; its protein translation is MTTTHDLHVVETRPLVPPALLQGDLPTDARATETVASARHRIQSILRGQDHRLLVVVGPCSVHDVDAALDYARQLAPLRARHAGELEIVMRVYFEKPRTTVGWKGLINDPHLDGSYDINTGLRLARSLLLDLARDGMPTATELLDPVVPQYIADLISWAAIGARTTESQTHREMASGLSMPVGYKNGTDGSATIAINAMQSASSPHHFLGINCQGHASIVSTTGNPDGHLVLRGGNSGSNYHLEAIQEASAELAGAGLPDRLMVDCSHANSNKDYRRQGEVLRAVATQVQKGSTHVMGVMLESHLVEGNQKISADRSSLTYGQSVTDACISIESTAELLAELAESVKKAGTPVSGISVS
- a CDS encoding RpoD/SigA family RNA polymerase sigma factor — its product is MGIPLESEAVTQKVASSEPVLPTTGRRDSSARSRSTSNRSTRQGGRLATDSIGYYLSSIGRVPLLTAAEEIELAHHVQAMKELLEIAEADRTPRQRHRIRMGKRARDRMMAANLRLVVSVAKKYQNQGLELLDLVQEGAIGLERAVDKFDPAMGYKFSTYAYWWIRQGMTRAIDNSARTIRLPIHISEKLSKMRRITRELSHRFGRQPNRLELANAMGIEPRDLEDLIAQSAPCASLDAHARGEEDRSTLGELIPDPNGAEPMEGMDRSIQKEHLGGWLSQLNEREQKILKLRFGLDGAEPLTLAEIGRQINVSRERVRQLEAKAILKLRVMTNHQQAA
- a CDS encoding diacylglycerol/polyprenol kinase family protein — protein: MLSSLLIIGIWMLLVLSAAVICRKRWPDRQELSRKIVHIGTGPIVVMAWWLAIPASIAVPVSLTVTVITALNRRLQLLPAVEDIDRNSYGTVAYGLAISLLLLLFWPDQAIAVCAGVLVMAFADGLAGLIGRGMTSPSWTVWQQSKSVAGTLTMGLVTALVLLLLVLISQSPLHPLRLIAVCALAVGLEQLSRWGIDNLSVPMAVGLSWTWMTV
- the acnB gene encoding bifunctional aconitate hydratase 2/2-methylisocitrate dehydratase, whose protein sequence is MLSTYRENAAERLAQGIPALPLDASQTQALTELLQDPPAGEEQELLHLLSERIPPGVDEAAYVKATWLSAVAQGEATSPLVSPLEAIRLLGTMVGGYNVAALIELLKHSNEELAECAAEGLSRTLLVYDAFNELMELAADNRFAKQVVDSWAAAEWFTSKPELAESITVTVFKIEGETNTDDLSPATHATTRPDIPMHALAMLETRDPEGLQTITTLKQGEHPVVYVGDVVGTGSSRKSAINSVLWHTGEDIPHVPNKRAGGVILGGKIAPIFFNTAEDSGALPIECDVTGLNTGDVITIRPYQGTIERDGELVSRFELKPATISDEVRAGGRIPLMIGRALTDKVRAKLGLPPSELFIRPSAPEDTGKGFTLAQKMVGKACGLTGVRPGTSCEPLMTTVGSQDTTGPMTRDEMKELACLGFSSDLVMQSFCHTAAYPKPVDLQTQKDLPDFFAQRGGVALRPGDGIIHSWLNRMLLPDTVGTGGDSHTRFPLGISFPAGSGLVAFAAAIGAMPLDMPESVLVRFSGSLQPGVTLRDVVNAIPWVAIQRGLLTVEKANKKNLFNGRIMEIEGLPDLKLEQAFELTDASAERSCAGCTIKLSEATVSEYLRSNVALLKNMIARGYSDARTLARRIKEMEAWLSNPQLLSADTDAEYAEVLEINLDELSEPVVACPNDPDNVKLLSEVAGDAVQEVFIGSCMTNIGHYRAAAKVLEGAGENKARLWVCPPTRMDEETLKAEGYYATFEAAGSRMEMPGCSLCMGNQARVEDDTTVFSTSTRNFNNRLGKGAQVYLGSAELAAVCAQLGRIPTADEYRSIAAEKIDPLSDELYRYLNFDQISGFEDQGRVLSADEEAQMLAGA